The following proteins are co-located in the Alcaligenes faecalis genome:
- the lexA gene encoding transcriptional repressor LexA — translation MTAKLTARQQQVLDIIRSEIERTGFPPTRAEIAQVLGFKSANAAEDHLKALARKGAIELTAGASRGIRLLGTETRESTAPSNSALANLADALLLPIIGRVAAGSPILATEHIEREIGVAPTLFTQTPDYLLRVRGLSMKDAGIFDGDLLAVKKASEARNGQIVVVRIGDDVTVKRLSRSSNQVILLPENPDFEPIIVTDPESLSLEGIAVGLIRTSPLH, via the coding sequence ATGACCGCCAAGCTCACTGCACGCCAGCAACAAGTGCTGGACATTATCCGTTCTGAAATCGAACGGACGGGTTTCCCCCCCACTCGCGCAGAAATTGCTCAAGTGCTGGGTTTCAAATCCGCCAATGCGGCCGAAGATCATTTGAAAGCTCTGGCCCGCAAAGGCGCTATCGAGCTGACCGCCGGCGCCTCGCGTGGCATACGCCTGCTCGGCACGGAGACACGCGAAAGCACAGCGCCTAGCAACAGCGCATTAGCCAATCTGGCTGACGCTCTCTTGCTGCCCATTATTGGTCGCGTGGCTGCCGGTAGCCCTATTCTGGCCACCGAGCATATCGAGCGTGAAATTGGTGTTGCCCCTACGCTGTTCACCCAAACGCCTGATTACCTGCTACGCGTACGTGGCCTGAGCATGAAAGATGCTGGAATTTTTGACGGCGATCTGCTGGCCGTCAAAAAAGCCAGCGAAGCACGCAATGGGCAGATTGTGGTGGTCCGCATTGGTGATGATGTCACCGTCAAGCGCCTGTCGCGCTCCAGTAATCAGGTCATCCTTTTGCCTGAGAACCCGGATTTTGAACCCATCATCGTTACCGACCCGGAATCCCTGTCCCTAGAGGGCATTGCAGTAGGTCTGATTCGTACCAGCCCGCTGCATTAA
- a CDS encoding GNAT family N-acetyltransferase — MTDTISLNTERLILRPWKKTDLEPFYRLNSDPHALRFYPATLEREQSDAIAHRSQSLIEEHGWGPWAVELKENGAFIGMIGLNRPTAALYFQPCVELLWRLLPEYWGKGYATEAACACMDFGFDELGLDQIVAYTAQLNLPSQTVMQRLGMTKQAGTFAHPGVPAGHPLVPHVLYTQDRKDWPRSV, encoded by the coding sequence ATGACAGACACTATTTCCCTGAACACCGAACGCCTGATCCTGCGCCCCTGGAAAAAGACAGACCTGGAACCCTTTTACCGATTAAATAGCGACCCCCACGCGCTGCGCTTTTATCCAGCCACTCTGGAGCGCGAGCAAAGCGACGCCATCGCCCACCGCAGTCAAAGCCTGATCGAAGAACATGGCTGGGGCCCTTGGGCGGTGGAGCTGAAAGAAAATGGCGCCTTCATCGGTATGATCGGCTTGAACCGCCCGACTGCTGCGCTGTACTTTCAGCCTTGCGTAGAACTGCTCTGGCGCCTGCTTCCCGAATACTGGGGTAAAGGCTACGCCACCGAAGCGGCTTGCGCCTGCATGGACTTTGGCTTTGACGAGCTGGGCCTGGACCAAATTGTGGCATACACCGCGCAGTTGAACCTGCCTTCACAAACCGTCATGCAGCGCCTGGGCATGACAAAGCAAGCCGGCACCTTTGCACACCCTGGCGTACCTGCGGGCCACCCACTTGTCCCTCACGTGTTGTACACGCAGGACCGCAAAGATTGGCCCCGGTCTGTCTGA
- a CDS encoding amino acid aminotransferase — MTSLFETVELAPRDPILGLNEQYNADERNGKVNLGVGVYYDDQGRIPILQAVQKAEDALMSKAAARSYLPIEGINTYNLGAQTLLLGADSPIIAEGRALTVQSLGGTGALKIGADFLQQILPQSEVYISDPSWENHRALFERAGFTVNTYAYYDAATHGLNFEGMIASLRAMPAQSIVVLHACCHNPTGVDPSMEQWAQIAELIKERQLVPFLDIAYQGFGAGLEEDASVVRLFAKLGLSMFISSSFSKSFSLYGERVGALTLVTSSKDETSRVLSQVKRVIRTNYSNPPTHGGKVVATVLSSPELFQTWATELAGMRDRIRDMRAQLVAKLKEHGATQNFDFVLQQRGMFSYSGLTAEQVERLRQEHGIYAVSSGRICVAALNSQNIDVVAKAIAQVLK, encoded by the coding sequence ATGACATCGCTCTTCGAAACCGTCGAACTGGCCCCACGCGACCCTATTTTGGGTTTGAACGAACAATACAATGCCGACGAACGCAACGGCAAAGTTAATCTGGGGGTCGGTGTTTATTACGACGATCAAGGGCGTATCCCGATTTTGCAGGCTGTTCAAAAGGCTGAAGACGCCTTGATGAGCAAAGCCGCTGCACGCAGCTACCTGCCTATCGAAGGCATCAACACCTACAACCTGGGTGCTCAAACCTTATTGCTGGGCGCCGATTCCCCCATCATTGCCGAAGGTCGTGCCTTGACCGTGCAATCTTTGGGCGGTACCGGCGCTCTGAAAATCGGAGCTGACTTCCTGCAGCAAATACTGCCGCAGTCCGAGGTTTACATCAGCGATCCAAGCTGGGAAAACCACCGAGCCCTCTTTGAGCGCGCCGGCTTTACCGTCAACACCTATGCTTATTACGATGCCGCTACGCATGGCCTGAACTTTGAGGGCATGATCGCCTCCTTGCGCGCCATGCCTGCCCAGTCCATCGTGGTCTTGCACGCATGCTGCCACAACCCCACCGGCGTGGACCCCAGCATGGAGCAATGGGCCCAAATCGCCGAACTGATCAAAGAACGTCAACTGGTTCCTTTCCTGGACATCGCTTACCAAGGCTTTGGTGCCGGTCTGGAGGAAGACGCCAGCGTGGTGCGCCTGTTTGCCAAGCTGGGCCTGTCCATGTTCATCAGCTCCTCTTTCTCCAAGTCCTTCTCGCTGTACGGCGAGCGCGTTGGTGCCCTGACGTTGGTCACCTCCAGCAAGGACGAAACGTCCCGCGTGCTGAGCCAGGTCAAGCGCGTGATTCGCACCAACTACTCCAATCCACCAACACACGGCGGCAAAGTTGTAGCCACGGTTCTGAGTTCGCCTGAGCTGTTCCAAACTTGGGCAACCGAGCTAGCTGGTATGCGTGATCGCATCCGTGACATGCGTGCCCAACTGGTTGCCAAGCTGAAAGAACATGGTGCGACCCAGAACTTTGACTTCGTACTGCAACAGCGCGGCATGTTCTCCTACTCCGGCCTGACCGCCGAGCAAGTAGAGCGCCTGCGCCAGGAACACGGTATTTACGCTGTCAGCAGCGGCCGTATCTGCGTTGCTGCACTCAATAGCCAGAACATTGACGTCGTGGCCAAGGCCATCGCTCAAGTCCTGAAGTAA
- the uvrB gene encoding excinuclease ABC subunit UvrB: MKFEPAFQEFPGSSFKLFQPYLPAGDQPAAIEQLVEGVDDGLMYQTLLGVTGSGKTYTMANIIARTGRPAIVLAPNKTLAAQLYAEMREFFPRNAVEYFVSYYDYYQPEAYVPSRDLFIEKDSSINEHIEQMRLSATKSLLERPDTIIVGTVSCIYGIGNPGDYHAMVLTLRKGDRIARQELLARLVAMQYERNDLDFQRGVFRARGEVVDIFPAENAELALRVSLFDDEIEELELFDPLTGKVVQKLNRFTVFPSSHYVTPRETVLRAIETIKLELRERLEFLTREGHLVEAQRLEQRTRFDLEMLQELGFCKGIENYSRHLSGAAPGDPPPTLIDYLPRNSLMFIDESHVTIGQLGAMYRGDRSRKETLVQFGFRLPSAMDNRPLKLEEFERRMPQTVFVSATPAAYEQEHADNVVEQVVRPTGLVDPEIEVRPATTQVDDLLGEIKLRTAQEDRVLVTTLTKRMSEDLTEYLSENGIRVRYLHSDIDTVERAEIIRDLRLGVFDVLVGINLLREGLDLPEVSLVAILDADKEGFLRSERSLIQTIGRAARNLNGKAILYADRMTDSMHRAIEETERRRAKQIAFNEEHGITPRGVNKAVRELIDGVVASDPTASLREDVPDALIRDEKAAAREIKRLEKEMMDHARNLEFEQAAAARDKLQRLKAKLLMA, from the coding sequence ATGAAATTTGAGCCAGCCTTTCAAGAGTTTCCAGGGAGTTCCTTCAAGCTTTTCCAGCCTTATTTGCCCGCTGGCGACCAGCCTGCGGCAATTGAGCAATTGGTCGAAGGGGTGGATGACGGCTTGATGTACCAGACCCTGTTGGGGGTAACAGGGTCGGGCAAGACCTATACCATGGCGAACATTATTGCTCGCACCGGGCGTCCGGCCATTGTTCTGGCACCCAATAAAACCCTGGCTGCGCAGTTGTATGCCGAGATGCGCGAGTTCTTTCCACGCAATGCCGTGGAGTACTTCGTGTCCTACTACGATTACTACCAGCCCGAGGCCTATGTGCCATCACGCGATCTGTTTATTGAAAAGGACTCGTCCATCAATGAACACATCGAGCAGATGCGCTTGTCGGCTACCAAAAGTCTGCTGGAGCGGCCTGACACCATTATTGTGGGCACCGTGTCCTGCATCTACGGTATCGGTAACCCCGGTGACTACCATGCCATGGTGCTGACCTTGCGCAAGGGTGATCGCATCGCTCGGCAGGAGCTGCTGGCGCGTCTGGTCGCCATGCAGTACGAGCGCAACGACCTGGATTTCCAGCGCGGTGTGTTCCGCGCTCGTGGTGAAGTGGTTGATATCTTCCCGGCAGAAAATGCGGAGCTGGCCTTGCGGGTCAGCCTGTTTGATGACGAGATTGAAGAATTGGAGTTGTTCGATCCGCTGACAGGCAAGGTCGTGCAAAAGCTGAACCGCTTTACCGTGTTCCCCAGTTCGCACTATGTGACACCACGAGAAACCGTGTTGCGGGCGATTGAAACCATCAAGCTGGAACTGCGTGAGCGTCTGGAGTTTCTGACACGGGAAGGGCACTTGGTGGAGGCGCAACGCCTGGAGCAGCGCACCCGGTTTGATCTGGAAATGCTGCAGGAGCTGGGTTTTTGCAAAGGCATTGAGAACTACTCCCGTCACTTGTCAGGGGCGGCGCCCGGCGATCCGCCACCGACACTGATCGACTACCTGCCGCGTAACTCCCTGATGTTTATTGACGAAAGCCACGTCACCATCGGGCAGTTGGGCGCCATGTATCGCGGCGACCGCTCGCGTAAAGAAACGCTGGTGCAGTTCGGTTTCCGCCTGCCTTCGGCTATGGATAATCGCCCTTTGAAGCTGGAAGAGTTCGAGCGCCGCATGCCGCAAACCGTGTTCGTATCGGCCACGCCCGCTGCCTACGAGCAAGAGCATGCCGATAATGTGGTTGAACAGGTGGTGCGGCCTACTGGCCTGGTGGATCCGGAAATTGAGGTTCGTCCTGCCACCACGCAGGTGGATGATTTGCTGGGTGAAATCAAGTTGCGTACCGCGCAGGAAGATCGTGTGCTGGTGACAACGCTCACCAAGCGCATGTCTGAAGATCTGACCGAATATTTGTCGGAGAACGGTATCCGTGTGCGCTACTTGCACTCGGACATTGATACCGTGGAACGGGCCGAAATTATCCGAGATCTGCGTCTGGGCGTATTCGACGTACTGGTCGGGATCAACTTGTTGCGCGAGGGTCTGGATTTGCCCGAAGTGTCTCTGGTGGCGATTCTGGATGCAGACAAGGAAGGCTTCCTGCGTTCCGAGCGCAGCCTGATTCAAACCATAGGCCGGGCAGCGCGTAATCTGAACGGGAAAGCCATTCTGTATGCCGACAGAATGACGGATTCCATGCATCGCGCCATTGAAGAAACCGAGCGCCGTCGTGCCAAGCAGATCGCCTTTAACGAAGAGCATGGCATCACGCCGCGCGGCGTGAACAAGGCCGTCCGTGAGTTGATTGATGGTGTTGTTGCTTCGGACCCAACCGCCAGCTTGCGCGAGGATGTGCCGGACGCCTTGATTCGCGACGAGAAGGCCGCTGCACGCGAGATCAAGCGTCTGGAAAAAGAGATGATGGATCACGCTCGCAACCTGGAGTTCGAGCAAGCCGCGGCTGCGCGCGACAAGTTGCAAAGGCTCAAGGCCAAGCTGCTGATGGCTTGA
- a CDS encoding low molecular weight protein-tyrosine-phosphatase, with translation MMSKVLFVCTGNICRSPSAEGVLRQLVDQASLSEAILVDSAATHGFHVGEHPDTRAQIAARKRGYDISTYQARQVQREDFRSFDLILSMDWENHAALQQMCPPMYRHKLMLLMRFATDYEAATVPDPYYGGQDGFNKVMDYIEDACQGVFELVCKRVPNYRAA, from the coding sequence ATTATGAGTAAGGTTTTGTTTGTCTGTACAGGGAATATTTGCCGCTCCCCCAGCGCCGAGGGCGTCTTGCGCCAACTGGTTGACCAAGCCAGTTTGTCGGAGGCTATTTTGGTGGATTCAGCCGCCACGCACGGCTTTCATGTTGGCGAGCATCCGGACACACGCGCACAAATAGCCGCTCGTAAACGCGGTTATGACATTTCTACCTATCAGGCCCGACAGGTCCAACGCGAGGATTTTCGCAGCTTTGACCTTATCTTGAGTATGGACTGGGAAAATCATGCTGCCTTGCAGCAAATGTGCCCTCCCATGTACCGTCACAAGCTCATGTTGCTGATGCGCTTTGCCACTGATTACGAAGCGGCGACTGTGCCCGATCCTTATTATGGTGGTCAGGATGGCTTCAATAAGGTCATGGACTATATTGAAGATGCCTGTCAGGGCGTATTCGAGTTGGTTTGCAAGCGCGTACCTAATTACCGTGCTGCCTGA
- the iscR gene encoding Fe-S cluster assembly transcriptional regulator IscR produces the protein MRLTTKGRFAVTAMIDLALRQQSGPVTLAGISQRQGISLSYLEQLFGKLRRHELVDSVRGPGGGYTLARLARHITVADIVFAVDEPVDATQCGGKGNCKQGTNGQKGECMTHELWATLSRKMVDYLDSVSLQDLVDQQRLRQLKLAAQEAGQPEECTL, from the coding sequence ATGCGTTTGACGACAAAAGGGCGTTTCGCCGTAACCGCGATGATCGATCTTGCGCTGCGCCAGCAAAGTGGACCGGTGACGCTCGCAGGCATCAGCCAGCGACAGGGTATCTCACTCTCCTATCTTGAACAGTTGTTTGGCAAGTTGCGCCGCCATGAACTGGTCGATAGTGTGCGTGGTCCGGGTGGTGGCTATACGCTTGCGCGTCTGGCCCGCCACATTACTGTTGCTGACATTGTGTTTGCGGTCGATGAGCCCGTTGATGCCACCCAGTGTGGTGGCAAGGGTAATTGCAAGCAGGGCACAAACGGGCAGAAAGGCGAGTGCATGACTCACGAGCTTTGGGCGACGCTTAGTCGTAAAATGGTCGATTATCTGGACTCTGTCTCGCTACAGGACTTGGTTGATCAGCAACGTCTGCGTCAGCTCAAGTTGGCCGCTCAGGAAGCCGGTCAGCCAGAAGAATGTACTTTGTAG
- a CDS encoding IscS subfamily cysteine desulfurase has product MSRAQRIYMDYAATTPVDRRVADSMIPWLTERFGNPASSSHPYGWDAEEAVDQARRQVASLVGAEPREIVWTSGATEAINLALKGAAQFYQSRGRHIITARTEHKAVLDTCLALQDEGFEVTFLDVLPSGLIDPQAFEQAIRPDTILASVMLVNNEIGVIQDVQALGAMCREHKVLFHVDAAQATGKVAINLQEWPVDLMSMSAHKTYGPKGIGALYIRRKPAVRLKAQIHGGGHERGFRSGTLATHQIVGMGRAFELAGAHMDEEHQRITALRDRLWAGLQQIPDLFLNGTLEQRVPHNLNISVDHIEGEALMMALTDLAVSSGSACTSASLEPSYVLTALGRSDQLAHSSLRLSLGRFTTEQDIDDTIAAIRRVVEQLRAISPLWSEPASEPFAQ; this is encoded by the coding sequence ATGAGTCGCGCTCAGCGTATCTATATGGATTATGCCGCCACCACACCGGTAGACCGGCGTGTGGCCGACAGCATGATTCCCTGGTTGACGGAACGATTTGGCAATCCTGCCTCCAGTAGCCATCCTTATGGGTGGGATGCGGAGGAAGCCGTGGATCAGGCGCGTCGTCAGGTCGCCTCCCTGGTCGGGGCGGAGCCGCGAGAAATCGTCTGGACTTCCGGTGCTACCGAAGCCATCAATCTGGCCTTGAAGGGTGCCGCGCAGTTTTATCAGTCCAGGGGCCGCCATATTATTACCGCCCGTACGGAACACAAGGCTGTGTTGGATACCTGTTTGGCCTTGCAGGACGAGGGGTTTGAAGTCACCTTTCTGGATGTCCTGCCCAGTGGTCTGATTGATCCGCAGGCGTTTGAACAAGCCATTCGTCCTGATACCATCCTGGCCTCGGTCATGTTGGTGAATAATGAAATTGGCGTGATTCAGGATGTGCAGGCTTTGGGGGCAATGTGTCGTGAGCATAAGGTACTGTTCCATGTGGATGCTGCCCAGGCCACCGGCAAGGTGGCGATCAATCTGCAGGAATGGCCGGTGGATTTGATGTCCATGTCGGCGCACAAGACCTACGGGCCCAAAGGGATTGGTGCCTTGTATATCCGTCGCAAACCGGCGGTGCGTCTTAAAGCGCAGATTCATGGTGGGGGGCACGAACGCGGGTTTCGTTCCGGTACGCTGGCTACGCATCAAATTGTGGGAATGGGGCGTGCCTTTGAGTTGGCTGGCGCGCACATGGATGAAGAGCACCAGCGCATCACCGCGCTGCGTGATCGTCTGTGGGCGGGCTTGCAGCAGATTCCGGACTTGTTCCTGAACGGCACCCTGGAACAGCGTGTTCCCCATAACCTGAATATCAGTGTGGATCACATCGAGGGCGAAGCCCTGATGATGGCCCTGACGGATCTGGCCGTGTCCAGTGGTTCGGCCTGTACGTCGGCCAGCCTGGAACCGTCCTACGTATTGACGGCCTTGGGTCGCAGCGATCAGTTGGCGCACAGCTCCTTGCGCTTGAGCCTTGGCCGTTTCACGACCGAGCAGGACATTGATGACACGATTGCGGCCATCCGTCGTGTGGTTGAACAATTGCGGGCCATCTCTCCCTTGTGGAGCGAGCCTGCTTCGGAGCCGTTCGCACAATGA
- a CDS encoding iron-sulfur cluster assembly scaffold protein, which translates to MEHFLHPRHVGVMNSSDADVGTGEAGSHETGALIRIQLKVSEQGQIQDSCFKAYGCGCTIAAASYAAQWLQDRSLEQAARFSSTDVQQALELPPVKVHCALLAQEAVQAAIASVQNKGAF; encoded by the coding sequence ATGGAGCATTTTCTGCACCCGCGTCATGTGGGTGTCATGAACAGCAGTGATGCTGACGTAGGTACAGGGGAAGCAGGAAGTCACGAAACCGGGGCCTTGATTCGGATCCAGCTCAAGGTATCGGAGCAGGGCCAGATTCAGGATAGCTGTTTCAAGGCTTATGGCTGTGGCTGTACCATCGCTGCCGCTTCCTATGCGGCGCAATGGCTACAGGATCGCAGTCTGGAGCAAGCGGCCCGGTTCTCGTCCACGGATGTACAGCAAGCGCTGGAATTGCCGCCGGTCAAAGTGCATTGTGCGTTGTTGGCCCAGGAGGCGGTTCAGGCGGCCATTGCCTCGGTACAGAACAAAGGCGCGTTTTAG
- a CDS encoding iron-sulfur cluster assembly accessory protein, with protein MSISLTQPAAEHIQRHLKKRGGGLGLRLGVRLTGCSGLAYKLDFVDEPVEGDQLFEEHGVKLFVDPKSLPFIDGTRLDYGRDGLNEGFKFINPNEKASCGCGESFTV; from the coding sequence ATGTCTATTTCTCTTACTCAGCCCGCCGCAGAACATATCCAGCGTCATTTGAAAAAACGCGGGGGCGGTTTGGGGCTACGTTTGGGTGTACGCCTGACCGGTTGCTCGGGTCTGGCCTACAAGCTGGATTTTGTTGATGAGCCGGTTGAAGGCGATCAACTGTTTGAAGAGCACGGCGTTAAACTGTTTGTTGATCCGAAAAGCCTGCCCTTTATTGATGGCACGCGTCTGGATTATGGCCGTGATGGCCTCAATGAAGGTTTCAAGTTCATCAATCCAAACGAGAAAGCCTCCTGCGGGTGTGGCGAATCGTTTACCGTGTAG
- a CDS encoding methylglyoxal synthase — MSLRFGLAANQLHHDSADAALFQWLRRSASGIRELEVELYTVGRTCNAIERSGLLEGYGGLVRYPYGRDGGLMKLVARVTQSPDGTPPFDGAIYLIDPVDPSSIFPEALALKRQCITHGRPFISTLMGAIEWIEVERVSRGLWPDSSCKRIFDFPNQTLALIAHDALKEKMVEFADKHFDLLSRFGQRVGTGTTSRLLNELAWSKGWPKETSWIQSYLSGPLGGDAQIAELVLENRCQRVIFFEDPHVARQHEADIQLLERAVRVVADKASCFSSPEVAHKWAQAVMRLPVD, encoded by the coding sequence ATGTCATTACGTTTCGGTTTGGCGGCCAATCAATTGCACCATGATTCGGCAGATGCGGCTTTGTTTCAGTGGTTGCGGCGCTCAGCCAGCGGTATTCGCGAGTTGGAAGTTGAGCTTTATACGGTGGGTCGTACCTGTAATGCCATCGAGCGTTCGGGCCTGCTGGAAGGCTATGGCGGCTTGGTTCGCTATCCTTATGGTCGTGATGGCGGCTTGATGAAGCTGGTGGCCCGGGTCACTCAAAGCCCGGACGGCACGCCGCCTTTTGATGGTGCCATTTACCTGATTGACCCGGTAGACCCTTCCTCCATTTTCCCGGAAGCACTGGCACTCAAGCGCCAATGCATCACGCATGGCCGTCCTTTCATCTCGACTCTGATGGGCGCGATTGAATGGATTGAAGTAGAACGTGTCAGTCGTGGCCTGTGGCCCGATTCCAGCTGCAAACGTATTTTTGACTTTCCGAATCAAACCCTGGCCTTGATTGCGCACGATGCGCTCAAGGAAAAAATGGTTGAGTTCGCTGACAAGCATTTTGATTTGCTGTCCCGTTTCGGCCAACGCGTGGGAACGGGCACGACCAGCCGCTTGTTGAACGAGCTGGCCTGGTCCAAGGGCTGGCCCAAGGAGACCTCCTGGATTCAATCTTATTTAAGTGGTCCTTTGGGTGGCGATGCGCAAATTGCCGAGCTGGTGCTGGAAAATCGTTGTCAGCGTGTGATCTTCTTCGAGGACCCGCACGTCGCCCGTCAGCACGAGGCCGACATTCAGTTGCTGGAACGGGCTGTTCGTGTGGTGGCGGACAAGGCGTCGTGTTTTTCTTCGCCCGAAGTGGCCCATAAATGGGCGCAGGCGGTGATGCGTTTGCCGGTGGATTGA
- a CDS encoding tripartite tricarboxylate transporter substrate binding protein: MNRRMILKASGAGIATRLGTAVSALGVVVPARAEQTTPFPSSPVRLVVPVSPGGNADRIARMLAQRLAELWRQIVIVDNVPGAHTSLGVNRVVRAAPTGYTLLSSGDQLAINAALGRTLPYSETDVRGVTRTIVNSQVLVVRPGLGISHFKDYVALLKRQPGAVSLALAIGYGSIYHLAVEMLNQRLGTQTNNIPYAGGAPAVLDILGGHVDGALMDISGATQNIQAGELVPLAVTLPQRSKVLPDVPTFHELGVSDFVIESWQGIFVPRATPDEVVVSLNHDITAVLRSREFAAPLEEQGFVIAPSSAESLDQIVARDIALFRDVAAVAGIKPE, encoded by the coding sequence TTGAATCGCCGCATGATCTTGAAAGCCTCTGGAGCGGGTATCGCCACACGTCTTGGAACTGCGGTCTCTGCGCTTGGTGTTGTTGTTCCGGCTCGGGCGGAGCAGACCACTCCTTTTCCGTCGAGTCCGGTGCGCCTTGTTGTCCCGGTGAGCCCAGGTGGCAATGCTGACCGTATCGCCCGTATGCTTGCGCAGCGTCTTGCCGAGTTATGGCGCCAAATAGTGATTGTGGATAATGTGCCTGGCGCGCACACTAGTCTCGGTGTCAACCGTGTGGTGCGCGCGGCGCCGACTGGCTACACTTTGCTCTCCAGCGGGGATCAGCTTGCGATCAACGCGGCCCTGGGTCGCACGTTACCTTATAGCGAGACCGACGTTCGCGGAGTGACTCGTACTATTGTTAATTCGCAGGTCTTGGTGGTTCGCCCTGGCTTGGGTATTAGCCACTTCAAGGACTATGTGGCGCTACTCAAGCGGCAGCCGGGCGCCGTATCCCTGGCACTGGCGATTGGCTATGGCAGCATCTATCATCTCGCTGTGGAGATGCTTAATCAGCGTTTGGGTACGCAAACCAATAACATTCCCTATGCGGGAGGCGCTCCGGCCGTTCTGGATATATTGGGCGGGCATGTGGACGGCGCGCTGATGGATATTTCGGGGGCAACTCAGAATATTCAGGCTGGTGAGCTGGTACCTCTGGCCGTAACGTTGCCACAGAGGTCAAAGGTTTTGCCGGATGTCCCCACCTTTCATGAGCTGGGCGTGTCTGATTTCGTGATCGAAAGCTGGCAGGGCATCTTTGTGCCACGAGCCACACCCGATGAAGTGGTAGTAAGCCTGAATCACGATATTACGGCTGTACTGCGTTCGCGCGAATTTGCAGCGCCATTGGAGGAGCAGGGCTTTGTGATCGCTCCCAGCTCGGCTGAGTCGCTGGATCAGATCGTGGCACGGGATATTGCCTTGTTTCGTGACGTGGCGGCAGTTGCTGGTATCAAGCCTGAGTGA